A region of the Pseudarthrobacter oxydans genome:
CCCGTGCTGGCTGACGATCACCTCCGGCTGGAAAGCGGCCACCAGCTGCGGCACCACCGCGTGGAAGGCGCGAAGCCAGCCGGCATCCCCCGTCCCTGACGGCAGGGCGACATTCACCGCCGTCCCCTCGGCCTGCGGACCGCCGATCTCATTGGCGAATCCGGTTCCGGGGAAGAGCGTAAGGCCGCTCTCGTGCAGCGAAATGGTGAGCACACGGGGATCATTCCAGAAGATGCTCTCCGTCCCGTCCCCGTGGTGGGCGTCGACGTCGATATATGCCACCTTGCTGATGCCGCCGTCGAGCAGCTTCTGCACGGCGAGTGCAGCGTCGTTATAGATGCAGAACCCGCTGGCCCGTTCGCGGGCGGCATGGTGCATGCCGCCGCCGAAGTTAACCGCGTGCAGCGCGGAGCCGTCCAGGATCCGGGAAGCGGACAGCAGCGAACCGCCGGCCAGCCGGGCTGCCGCCTCATGCATGCCGGCGAAGGCGGGATCGTCTTCCGTGCCCAGCCCGCGGGCCTCATCGGGCTCCGCTGGGTTGGCGCTGACCCTGCGGACCGCCGCAACAAAGTCTGCGGAATGCACCGACTCCAGCGCGGCGTCGTCCGCCACTTCGGGCGCTTCCACCACGACGTGGTCCAGGCCGAACAAACCCAGGCTGCCGGCCAGGCGGGCTGTCAGGTCCATCCGCTCCGGCGCCATCGGATGGCCCGGACCGAAATTGTAGGCAGTCATGTCAGAACTCCACGCCACCACCGTTGGGGGCGCGGGCTGGCTGAGACCCGGGAGGTATGTCATCAATCACAGGCTACCTGAGCGGGCGGCCCCTCCTGCCCGGCCATAACGCCGCATTAGTGGTTTACTACTGAGGGAAGCAGTTTCTACCGAGGAAAAGCCACACATGACGCAAAGCCAGTCGAGGCCCCGGAACCCGGCCAGCTGGCATCCCGCAGCGCAGGAGCGGGAAGGCCTCTGGATCCTTACGCGGCTGCGCGACTTCATTGACGACATCGCAAACACCTCCCCGGCCCGGCTTGCCCTCACGGTGTTCGCCGCCGTCTGCCTGGTCTTCACACTCATCCTCTCGCTGCCGGTCTCGTCCGCCGCCGGCACCCCCACCCCGGTCCACCAGGCGCTGTTCACGGCCGTTTCGGCCGTGTGCGTCACCGGCCTGACCGTGGTGTCGACGGCGGTCCACTGGTCCTTCTTCGGGCAGCTGGTGATCCTGGTGGGCGTCTTCATTGGAGGCCTGGGCACGCTGACCCTGGCCTCCTTGCTTGCCCTGATGGTCAGCAAGCGGCTGGGCGTGCGGGGGAAAATCATCGCGGCGGAATCCATGAACAACGCAGGCCGCCTGGGCGAGGTGGGCACCCTGCTGCGGATCGTCATCACAACATCAGTGGTGATCGAAGGAATGCTGGCGCTTGCCCTTGTCCCGCGGTTCCTGACCCTGGGAGAGCCGTTCTGGCAGTCCGTGTGGCACGGGATCTTCTACTCCATCTCGTCCTTCAACAATGCCGGTTTTACCCCGCATTCGGATGGGATCGTGCCTTACGAAACGGACCTTTGGATCCTGGTCCCGCTGATGCTCGGCGTCTTCCTGGGAAGCCTCGGGTTTCCCGTGGTGATGGTCCTCCAGCAGAACGGGCTGAACTGGAAGAAGTGGAACCTCCACACCAAGCTCACCATCCAGGTGTCCTTCATCCTCCTGTTTGCCGGCACTTTCCTGTGGGCTTTGATGGAGTGGGACAACCTGCGGACCATCGGGACCATGGATTTCGATGACAAGGTGACGCATGCCCTGTTCGCCTCCGTGATGATGCGGTCCGGCGGCTTCAACCTGGTGGACCAGAACCAGATGGAGTCCACCACCATGCTCTTGACCGACGCGCTCATGTTCGCCGGCGGCGGCTCGGCATCCACGGCCGGCGGCATCAAGGTCACCACCATCGCCGTGATGTTCCTGGCGATCGTGGCGGAGGCCAGGGGC
Encoded here:
- a CDS encoding TrkH family potassium uptake protein, encoding MTQSQSRPRNPASWHPAAQEREGLWILTRLRDFIDDIANTSPARLALTVFAAVCLVFTLILSLPVSSAAGTPTPVHQALFTAVSAVCVTGLTVVSTAVHWSFFGQLVILVGVFIGGLGTLTLASLLALMVSKRLGVRGKIIAAESMNNAGRLGEVGTLLRIVITTSVVIEGMLALALVPRFLTLGEPFWQSVWHGIFYSISSFNNAGFTPHSDGIVPYETDLWILVPLMLGVFLGSLGFPVVMVLQQNGLNWKKWNLHTKLTIQVSFILLFAGTFLWALMEWDNLRTIGTMDFDDKVTHALFASVMMRSGGFNLVDQNQMESTTMLLTDALMFAGGGSASTAGGIKVTTIAVMFLAIVAEARGDTDVQVYGRTIPQGTMRVAISVIVAGATLVSVSAFLLLHISGASLDRVLFETISAFATVGLSTNLSAEVPPAGVYVLAALMFAGRVGTVTLAAALALRQRSQLYHYPEERPIIG
- a CDS encoding acetoin utilization protein AcuC, which gives rise to MTYLPGLSQPAPPTVVAWSSDMTAYNFGPGHPMAPERMDLTARLAGSLGLFGLDHVVVEAPEVADDAALESVHSADFVAAVRRVSANPAEPDEARGLGTEDDPAFAGMHEAAARLAGGSLLSASRILDGSALHAVNFGGGMHHAARERASGFCIYNDAALAVQKLLDGGISKVAYIDVDAHHGDGTESIFWNDPRVLTISLHESGLTLFPGTGFANEIGGPQAEGTAVNVALPSGTGDAGWLRAFHAVVPQLVAAFQPEVIVSQHGCDSHRTDPLTHLNLSVDGQREAASAVGSLAARHCDNRWIATGGGGYNVTDVVPRSWSHLIAIASGRPVPLRTPVPEDWRAYVLAKFGRDAPLLMGDDVELWWRSWEVGFDPNDAVDRTVMATRKAVFPLHGLDPWFD